From a region of the Salvelinus namaycush isolate Seneca chromosome 40, SaNama_1.0, whole genome shotgun sequence genome:
- the LOC120033533 gene encoding sentrin-specific protease 2-like isoform X3: MYEWVVDGLSSLFEPITGQKHSGWPGLNVGGEIASQRQDSNARPTKRNYQSVHVSENISQSEPVAIKRRRKDIISFVKKTVAGVAGLLRLRNPLSSASEEHRRYTASQGPVGLMGIDELHTSWMSSSDWKMEKPTVGGQREKGGLGLLQGASTPLQGASTPLRKHIGLVLGPGNPDKGRDGDKPQRCSLQLLPSRPTQGVRVGTGPPSSDLPTPNRSHRQCLAVEEALKESDKEHYRRLLEMVSDKYSKNQPLPFTRTKPQGETFTQDGHRMAILGRTYESVTPKTGPLRANPSVYMWRDASSAKQTRDMRGELYLSKPLSAAVDTQPASNATQKQPELDLSAEVAARLNLVDRETPTHTDTLNSTEELPRFSKEMAVEVINFYLSLVMTRSSSAGQGLKVYSFSTFFFPKLHGGGHTAVKRWTKAVDLFQYDIILVPLHLGIHWSLAVINFNSRTVRSYDSMGQRHDDICSLLLLYLREEHKARKDQDLDECKWTVDSLRASEIPQQKNGSDCGVFACKYADYIAQGWPLTFRQCHMPLFRKLMIWEILNQRLL, translated from the exons ATGTACGAATGGGTAGTTGACGGACTATCGTCGCTCTTCGAGCCTATAACCGGGCAAAAACATTCCGGTTGGCCTGGTTTGAACGTTGGCGGGGAAATAGCCTCACAACGGCAGGATAGCAACGCCAGGCCAACCAAAAGGAACTACCAGAG CGTTCATGTTTCAGAAAATATTAGCCAGAGTGAACCAGTGGCGATCAAGAGAAGGAGAAAAG ACATAATTAGTTTTGTGAAGAAGACTGTAGCAGGGGTGGCTGGGCTGCTGAGACTGAGGAACCCACTGTCTTCTGCCAGCGAGGAACACAGAAGGTACACAGCAAGCCAG GGCCCTGTGGGCCTGATGGGAATAGATGAACTCCACACCTCATGGATGAGCAGCTCTGATTGGAAAATGG AGAAACCAACggtaggaggacagagggagaagggggggctGGGCCTCCTCCAGGGAGCCTCTACCCCTCTCCAGGGAGCCTCTACCCCTCTTAGGAAACACAT TGGCTTAGTGCTGGGTCCAGGGAACCCAGacaaagggagagatggagacaagcCCCAAAGATGCTCCCTCCAGCTCCTTCCCAGTCGGCCTACCCAGGGGGTGAGGGTTGGGACAGGACCCCCCAGCTCAGACCTGCCCACCCCTAACCGCTCCCACAGACAGTGCTTGGCAGTGGAGGAG GCTCTGAAGGAGAGTGATAAGGAGCACTACAGACGGCTACTGGAGATGGTGTCCGATAAATACAGCAAGAACCAACCGCTGCCCTTCACACGCACCAAACCCCAGGG GGAAACATTTACACAGGATGGACATAGAATGGCCATTTTGGGAAGAACCTATGAGTCTGTGACCCCAAAGACAGGACCCCTCAGAG CCAACCCCAGTGTGTATATGTGGAGAGATGCATCCTCAGCCAAACAAACCAGAGACATGAGAGGAGAGTTGTATCTCAGTAAGCCTCTCAGCGCAGCTGTGGACACACAACCTGCCAGCAATGCAACG CAGAAGCAGCCTGAGCTGGATCTCTCTGCAGAGGTAGCAGCAAGACTCAACCTGGTGGACAGAGAGACgcctacacacactgacacactcaaCAGCACTGAGGAGCTCCCCAGGTTCAGCAAG gagatgGCTGTGGAG GTGATTAACTTCTACCTGTCCCTAGTGATGACTCGTAGCAGTAGTGCAGGGCAAGGGCTGAAGGTCTACTCCTTCAGTACTTTCTTCTTCCCCAAACTACATGGAGGGGGGCACACCGCCGTGAAGCGATGGACCAAAGCTGTGGACCTCTTCCAGTATGACATCATCCTGGTTCCGCTGCACCTGGGAATCCACTGGTCACTGGCT GTGATAAACTTCAACTCCAGGACCGTGAGGTCCTATGACTCTATGGGACAGAGACATGACGACATCTGCAGCCTCTTACT GCTGTACCTGAGAGAGGAGCACAAGGCCAGGAAGGACCAGGATCTGGATGAGTGCAAGTGGACAGTGGACAGCTTGAGGGCCAGC gagatcCCTCAGCAGAAGAATGGCAGTGACTGTGGAGTGTTTGCCTGTAAATATGCTGACTACATCGCCCAGGGGTGGCCTCTCACCTTCCGACAG TGTCACATGCCCCTGTTCAGGAAACTGATGATCTGGGAGATTCTCAACCAGAGGCTTCTGTAG
- the LOC120033533 gene encoding sentrin-specific protease 2-like isoform X4, which translates to MGIDELHTSWMSSSDWKMEKPTVGGQREKGGLGLLQGASTPLQGASTPLRKHIGLVLGPGNPDKGRDGDKPQRCSLQLLPSRPTQGVRVGTGPPSSDLPTPNRSHRQCLAVEEALKESDKEHYRRLLEMVSDKYSKNQPLPFTRTKPQGETFTQDGHRMAILGRTYESVTPKTGPLRANPSVYMWRDASSAKQTRDMRGELYLSKPLSAAVDTQPASNATQKQPELDLSAEVAARLNLVDRETPTHTDTLNSTEELPRFSKEMAVEVSRALSQRDPNLVLSSAFKLCITQRDLASLQEGSWLNDEVINFYLSLVMTRSSSAGQGLKVYSFSTFFFPKLHGGGHTAVKRWTKAVDLFQYDIILVPLHLGIHWSLAVINFNSRTVRSYDSMGQRHDDICSLLLLYLREEHKARKDQDLDECKWTVDSLRASEIPQQKNGSDCGVFACKYADYIAQGWPLTFRQCHMPLFRKLMIWEILNQRLL; encoded by the exons ATGGGAATAGATGAACTCCACACCTCATGGATGAGCAGCTCTGATTGGAAAATGG AGAAACCAACggtaggaggacagagggagaagggggggctGGGCCTCCTCCAGGGAGCCTCTACCCCTCTCCAGGGAGCCTCTACCCCTCTTAGGAAACACAT TGGCTTAGTGCTGGGTCCAGGGAACCCAGacaaagggagagatggagacaagcCCCAAAGATGCTCCCTCCAGCTCCTTCCCAGTCGGCCTACCCAGGGGGTGAGGGTTGGGACAGGACCCCCCAGCTCAGACCTGCCCACCCCTAACCGCTCCCACAGACAGTGCTTGGCAGTGGAGGAG GCTCTGAAGGAGAGTGATAAGGAGCACTACAGACGGCTACTGGAGATGGTGTCCGATAAATACAGCAAGAACCAACCGCTGCCCTTCACACGCACCAAACCCCAGGG GGAAACATTTACACAGGATGGACATAGAATGGCCATTTTGGGAAGAACCTATGAGTCTGTGACCCCAAAGACAGGACCCCTCAGAG CCAACCCCAGTGTGTATATGTGGAGAGATGCATCCTCAGCCAAACAAACCAGAGACATGAGAGGAGAGTTGTATCTCAGTAAGCCTCTCAGCGCAGCTGTGGACACACAACCTGCCAGCAATGCAACG CAGAAGCAGCCTGAGCTGGATCTCTCTGCAGAGGTAGCAGCAAGACTCAACCTGGTGGACAGAGAGACgcctacacacactgacacactcaaCAGCACTGAGGAGCTCCCCAGGTTCAGCAAG gagatgGCTGTGGAGGTGAGTCGTGCCCTGTCCCAGAGGGATCCTAACCTGGTCCTGAGCTCAGCCTTCAAGCTATGCATCACACAGAGAGACCTGGCTTCTCTacaggaagggagctggctcaaTGATGAG GTGATTAACTTCTACCTGTCCCTAGTGATGACTCGTAGCAGTAGTGCAGGGCAAGGGCTGAAGGTCTACTCCTTCAGTACTTTCTTCTTCCCCAAACTACATGGAGGGGGGCACACCGCCGTGAAGCGATGGACCAAAGCTGTGGACCTCTTCCAGTATGACATCATCCTGGTTCCGCTGCACCTGGGAATCCACTGGTCACTGGCT GTGATAAACTTCAACTCCAGGACCGTGAGGTCCTATGACTCTATGGGACAGAGACATGACGACATCTGCAGCCTCTTACT GCTGTACCTGAGAGAGGAGCACAAGGCCAGGAAGGACCAGGATCTGGATGAGTGCAAGTGGACAGTGGACAGCTTGAGGGCCAGC gagatcCCTCAGCAGAAGAATGGCAGTGACTGTGGAGTGTTTGCCTGTAAATATGCTGACTACATCGCCCAGGGGTGGCCTCTCACCTTCCGACAG TGTCACATGCCCCTGTTCAGGAAACTGATGATCTGGGAGATTCTCAACCAGAGGCTTCTGTAG
- the LOC120033533 gene encoding sentrin-specific protease 2-like isoform X1, with amino-acid sequence MYEWVVDGLSSLFEPITGQKHSGWPGLNVGGEIASQRQDSNARPTKRNYQSVHVSENISQSEPVAIKRRRKDIISFVKKTVAGVAGLLRLRNPLSSASEEHRRYTASQGPVGLMGIDELHTSWMSSSDWKMEKPTVGGQREKGGLGLLQGASTPLQGASTPLRKHIGLVLGPGNPDKGRDGDKPQRCSLQLLPSRPTQGVRVGTGPPSSDLPTPNRSHRQCLAVEEALKESDKEHYRRLLEMVSDKYSKNQPLPFTRTKPQGETFTQDGHRMAILGRTYESVTPKTGPLRANPSVYMWRDASSAKQTRDMRGELYLSKPLSAAVDTQPASNATQKQPELDLSAEVAARLNLVDRETPTHTDTLNSTEELPRFSKEMAVEVSRALSQRDPNLVLSSAFKLCITQRDLASLQEGSWLNDEVINFYLSLVMTRSSSAGQGLKVYSFSTFFFPKLHGGGHTAVKRWTKAVDLFQYDIILVPLHLGIHWSLAVINFNSRTVRSYDSMGQRHDDICSLLLLYLREEHKARKDQDLDECKWTVDSLRASEIPQQKNGSDCGVFACKYADYIAQGWPLTFRQCHMPLFRKLMIWEILNQRLL; translated from the exons ATGTACGAATGGGTAGTTGACGGACTATCGTCGCTCTTCGAGCCTATAACCGGGCAAAAACATTCCGGTTGGCCTGGTTTGAACGTTGGCGGGGAAATAGCCTCACAACGGCAGGATAGCAACGCCAGGCCAACCAAAAGGAACTACCAGAG CGTTCATGTTTCAGAAAATATTAGCCAGAGTGAACCAGTGGCGATCAAGAGAAGGAGAAAAG ACATAATTAGTTTTGTGAAGAAGACTGTAGCAGGGGTGGCTGGGCTGCTGAGACTGAGGAACCCACTGTCTTCTGCCAGCGAGGAACACAGAAGGTACACAGCAAGCCAG GGCCCTGTGGGCCTGATGGGAATAGATGAACTCCACACCTCATGGATGAGCAGCTCTGATTGGAAAATGG AGAAACCAACggtaggaggacagagggagaagggggggctGGGCCTCCTCCAGGGAGCCTCTACCCCTCTCCAGGGAGCCTCTACCCCTCTTAGGAAACACAT TGGCTTAGTGCTGGGTCCAGGGAACCCAGacaaagggagagatggagacaagcCCCAAAGATGCTCCCTCCAGCTCCTTCCCAGTCGGCCTACCCAGGGGGTGAGGGTTGGGACAGGACCCCCCAGCTCAGACCTGCCCACCCCTAACCGCTCCCACAGACAGTGCTTGGCAGTGGAGGAG GCTCTGAAGGAGAGTGATAAGGAGCACTACAGACGGCTACTGGAGATGGTGTCCGATAAATACAGCAAGAACCAACCGCTGCCCTTCACACGCACCAAACCCCAGGG GGAAACATTTACACAGGATGGACATAGAATGGCCATTTTGGGAAGAACCTATGAGTCTGTGACCCCAAAGACAGGACCCCTCAGAG CCAACCCCAGTGTGTATATGTGGAGAGATGCATCCTCAGCCAAACAAACCAGAGACATGAGAGGAGAGTTGTATCTCAGTAAGCCTCTCAGCGCAGCTGTGGACACACAACCTGCCAGCAATGCAACG CAGAAGCAGCCTGAGCTGGATCTCTCTGCAGAGGTAGCAGCAAGACTCAACCTGGTGGACAGAGAGACgcctacacacactgacacactcaaCAGCACTGAGGAGCTCCCCAGGTTCAGCAAG gagatgGCTGTGGAGGTGAGTCGTGCCCTGTCCCAGAGGGATCCTAACCTGGTCCTGAGCTCAGCCTTCAAGCTATGCATCACACAGAGAGACCTGGCTTCTCTacaggaagggagctggctcaaTGATGAG GTGATTAACTTCTACCTGTCCCTAGTGATGACTCGTAGCAGTAGTGCAGGGCAAGGGCTGAAGGTCTACTCCTTCAGTACTTTCTTCTTCCCCAAACTACATGGAGGGGGGCACACCGCCGTGAAGCGATGGACCAAAGCTGTGGACCTCTTCCAGTATGACATCATCCTGGTTCCGCTGCACCTGGGAATCCACTGGTCACTGGCT GTGATAAACTTCAACTCCAGGACCGTGAGGTCCTATGACTCTATGGGACAGAGACATGACGACATCTGCAGCCTCTTACT GCTGTACCTGAGAGAGGAGCACAAGGCCAGGAAGGACCAGGATCTGGATGAGTGCAAGTGGACAGTGGACAGCTTGAGGGCCAGC gagatcCCTCAGCAGAAGAATGGCAGTGACTGTGGAGTGTTTGCCTGTAAATATGCTGACTACATCGCCCAGGGGTGGCCTCTCACCTTCCGACAG TGTCACATGCCCCTGTTCAGGAAACTGATGATCTGGGAGATTCTCAACCAGAGGCTTCTGTAG
- the LOC120033522 gene encoding uncharacterized protein LOC120033522 yields the protein MSQSETCCICGVRFVRGPKGYNRRKVTTLTSPKTFQLVFDITPDDSSFLCWVCLGVLRRKTKQDGKLWTWSDLPTKVGRPRKPSAKIPSSSTTLSNQTPIRTNPSSLSIEECIASKKNKRRPVRQWDGEKWTTMTSRSPESHSTTIRRPPTPIAPTTHSLTPSKQVNSSTLSNHTSNQISSLFSFGERTTKRHPKAPQSTTHSTLLSPFPVDEGIRPKKKKLPFSKTKQSYGFGPHAKALYYMHSHQHLKAFRSLMKTKAREAMTLFLAEVIAQESKVLMNDQRGPLRQPLTEASVSGFSWDAVLAWGEEKAPMTLACLRAMFPKPNTIRTRVMMGARKTKRPRTEEDAGDVVSQRAGLILAIVLYTSMQKCNFIQASLGVEFWKQGCPLSVFKALSALGVCPSAASTRRHAERLTTGFDPPQQDRTEGVEEEPGDSFYRSEDESLTLSCSEEYPSSSPTQSLNWFSDQSHSRDESWSDQSSRPDSRPDSRSDDHQGPTQRPDSREYQNLIKEHGYHKVQKPTLSRWAKNSEDKRETKEKPVQNPKRRKMTKKKPAQSPPVVNATGAHRSDMETSQVSKVNMEPVQTSQVDNTHVEPVQLNDTNKKPAHISETNVQLAQMSVMSETNMEQIKMPKRGRPRKELAQMSVMSETNMEQIIMPKRGRPRKELVQVSETNIEHTQTPQITDTHLEPVHKLRSPRKKPVQTPQVTDTQNKPIQVTNTDIKLAETNKESVVQAKNGRPKKGFVQIPQLTDTCMEPIPVSEVNADTTLMPSSMRSRKRPRRVPQVSGTNQEQTQMPKITKTNKESFKMLQKMDTHMAPAVTSKRGRTRKGPIEMSQETDLHTEAGLMPQAGEMNQQRIEGREINKEPAEPQKLTGKPKVNQTKKVPAKTPEELDQIKFITKRKRGRPRKELAQVINTSKETPSMHKISKTGKEPALTREIKIIVNRMESCSAAEMPQIREMNNEPVQVSVENFEPVQRLSGRSMEGLVQMPQLSCTDMEPGKLGRTIIETTSTAESTDKESVQRPQANETNAELAQTSQIMETIKEHIQVTNTDKETASVPRRSCTDTELAKRYKMSDFQTRVIRIVDTRMRANKESVSMPQVHDTNQDPEPAATPEISDTNDQSTRVIRIVVNRRIPADICSHTRKSLECLAEVAAKCAPLDVQSAEEDG from the exons ATGTCTCAGTCAGAGACGTGTTGCATTTGTGGGGTGAGGTTTGTGAGGGGGCCCAAGGGTTACAACAGGAGGAAAGTCACCACGCTGACAAGCCCCAAGACCTTCCAGCTAGTCTTTGACATCACTCCTGATGACTCATCCTTCCTCTGCTGGGTCTGTCTTGGTGTGCTCAGAAGGAAAACCAAGCAGGATGGGAAGCTTTGGacttggtcagatttgccaacaAAAGTTGGCAGACCTCGAAAGCCCAGTGCCAAAATACCAAGTTCATCCACAACTTTATCCAATCAAACTCCAATTAGAACCAACCCATCTTCTTTATCCATAGAGGAGTGCATTGCTTCTAAAAAAAACAAACGGAGGCCAGTTCGTCAGTGGGACGGGGAGAAATGGACCACCATGACTTCTCGTTCCCCAGAATCCCATTCAACGACCATCAGACGACCTCCAACGCCGATAGCCCCAACCACGCACTCTTTAACACCATCAAAGCAAGTAAATTCCTCAACATTATCAAATCACACTTCAAATCAGATCAGTTCCCTGTTCTCCTTTGGAGAGCGGACAACAAAAAGACATCCGAAGGCACCCCAATCTACAACACACTCCACACTCCTGTCTCCGTTCCCCGTTGACGAAGGTATAAGGCCCAAGAAGAAGAAGCTCCCTTTCTCCAAGACTAAGCAGAGCTATGGGTTTGGACCTCATGCCAAGGCCCTGTATTACATGCACAGCCACCAGCACCTGAAGGCCTTCAGGTCCTTGATGAAGACCAAAGCTAGAGAAGCCATGACCCTTTTCCTCGCCGAGGTCATCGCCCAGGAG AGTAAGGTATTGATGAACGACCAACGTGGGCCATTGCGTCAGCCGCTGACTGAGGCGAGTGTGAGTGGGTTTTCCTGGGACGCGGTTCTAGCGTGGGGGGAAGAAAAGGCCCCTATGACCCTGGCATGTCTTAGGGCCATGTTCCCCAAACCCAACACCATCAGGACACGGGTTATGATGGGAGCAAGGAAAACGAAAcg CCCGAGGACAGAAGAGGACGCAGGTGATGTAGTCAGCCAGAGGGCGGGGCTTATCTTGGCCATCGTCCTCTACACCTCCATGCAGAAGTGTAACTTCATCCAGGCCTCTCTGGGGGTCGAGTTCTGGAAACAGGGCTGTCCTCTCAGCGTGTTCAAAGCCCTCAGTGCCCTGGGGGTGTGTCCCAGTGCTGCCTCCACCAGGAGACACGCAGAGAGGCTGACAACCGGCTTTGATCCACCTCAGCAGGACCGgacagagggggtggaggaggagccTGGG GACTCCTTTTATAGATCTGAGGATGAGAGTCTGACTCTGAGTTGTTCTGAAGAGTATCCCAGTTCCTCCCCAACCCAGTCTCTGAACTGGTTCTCGGACCAATCCCACTCCAGAGACGA GTCCTGGTCCGATCAGAGTTCCAGacctgactccagacctgactcCAG GAGCGACGACCACCAAGGCCCTACTCAGAGGCCTGACTCCCGGGAGTACCAGAATCTGATCAAAGAACATGGTTACCACAAAGTCCAGAA ACCTACATTGAGTCGATGGGCGAAGAACAGTGAGGACAAAAGGGAGACAAAGGAAAAACCTGTTCAAAACCCCAAGAGAAGGAAGATGACGAAAAAGAAACCTGCTCAATCGCCTCCAGTAGTAAACGCAACTGGCGCGCACCGTTCAGACATGGAGACTTCTCAAGTAAGTAAGGTAAACATGGAACCCGTTCAAACGTCTCAAGTAGACAACACACACGTGGAACCCGTTCAACTCAACGATACAAACAAGAAACCTGCTCATATAAGTGAGACAAATGTACAACTTGCTCAAATGTCTGTAATGAGCGAGACAAACATGGAACAAATTAAAATGCCCAAAAGAGGCAGGCCAAGGAAGGAACTTGCTCAAATGTCTGTAATGAGCGAGACAAACATGGAACAAATTATAATGCCCAAAAGAGGCAGGCCAAGGAAGGAACTTGTTCAAGTAAGTGAAACAAACATAGAACACACTCAAACTCCACAAATAACCGACACACACTTGGAACCTGTTCACAAGCTCAGAAGTCCAAGGAAGAAACCTGTCCAAACGCCCCAGGTAACTGACACACAAAACAAACCCATTCAAGTAACCAATACAGACATTAAACTTGCTGAGACAAACAAAGAATCTGTTGTACAGGCCAAGAATGGGAGGCCAAAGAAGGGATTCGTTCAAATTCCACAATTAACCGACACTTGCATGGAACCCATTCCGGTAAGCGAGGTAAACGCGGACACCACTTTAATGCCCAGTAGCATGAGATCAAGGAAGAGACCCAGACGAGTTCCCCAAGTATCCGGCACAAACCAGGAACAAACTCAAATGCCCAAAATAACCAAAACCAACAAGGAATCCTTCAAAATGCTTCAGAAAATGGACACACACATGGCACCTGCTGTAACATCTAAAAGAGGGAGGACAAGGAAGGGACCAATTGAAATGTCCCAAGAAACCGACTTACACACAGAAGCCGGTCTAATGCCTCAAGCTGGTGAAATGAATCAGCAACGTATCGAAGGACGGGAAATAAATAAAGAACCCGCTGAACCCCAAAAACTCACTGGAAAGCCTAAAGTAAATCAGACAAAGAAAGTACCTGCAAAGACACCTGAAGAACTAGATCAAATTAAATTTATTACAAAGCGCAAAAGAGGCAGGCCAAGGAAAGAACTTGCTCAAGTAATCAACACAAGCAAGGAAACCCCTTCAATGCATAAAATAAGCAAAACAGGCAAAGAACCTGCTCTTACCCGGGAAATAAAAATTATTGTCAATAGGATGGAAAGCTGTAGTGCTGCTGAAATGCCCCAAATACGTGAGATGAACAATGAACCTGTTCAAGTAAGTGTGGAAAACTTTGAACCTGTTCAAAGACTGAGTGGGAGGTCAATGGAGGGACTCGTTCAAATGCCCCAATTAAGCTGCACGGACATGGAACCTGGTAAGTTAGGCAGGACCATCATTGAAACTACTTCAACGGCAGAAAGTACTGACAAAGAATCCGTTCAAAGGCCTCAAGCAAACGAAACAAATGCAGAACTTGCTCAAACGTCTCAGATAATGGAAACGATAAAGGAACACATTCAAGTAACCAACACAGACAAGGAAACCGCTTCCGTGCCCAGAAGAAGCTGCACAGACACGGAACTTGCTAAAAGGTACAAAATGAGTGACTTTCAGACCCGGGTAATAAGAATAGTTGACACTAGGATGAGGGCAAACAAAGAATCTGTTTCAATGCCTCAAGTACACGACACAAACCAGGACCCTGAACCTGCTGCAACACCTGAAATAAGCGACACAAACGATCAATCCACGCGAGTGATCAGAATAGTTGTTAACAGGAGGATACCGGCAGACATATGTAGTCACACCCGGAAAAGCCTGGAGTGTCTGGCTGAGGTAGCGGCCAAATGTGCTCCATTAGATGTTCAATCTGCCGAAGAGGATGGATAG
- the LOC120033533 gene encoding sentrin-specific protease 2-like isoform X2 has translation MYEWVVDGLSSLFEPITGQKHSGWPGLNVGGEIASQRQDSNARPTKRNYQSVHVSENISQSEPVAIKRRRKDIISFVKKTVAGVAGLLRLRNPLSSASEEHRRYTASQGPVGLMGIDELHTSWMSSSDWKMEKPTVGGQREKGGLGLLQGASTPLQGASTPLRKHIGLVLGPGNPDKGRDGDKPQRCSLQLLPSRPTQGVRVGTGPPSSDLPTPNRSHRQCLAVEEALKESDKEHYRRLLEMVSDKYSKNQPLPFTRTKPQGETFTQDGHRMAILGRTYESVTPKTGPLRANPSVYMWRDASSAKQTRDMRGELYLSKPLSAAVDTQPASNATKQPELDLSAEVAARLNLVDRETPTHTDTLNSTEELPRFSKEMAVEVSRALSQRDPNLVLSSAFKLCITQRDLASLQEGSWLNDEVINFYLSLVMTRSSSAGQGLKVYSFSTFFFPKLHGGGHTAVKRWTKAVDLFQYDIILVPLHLGIHWSLAVINFNSRTVRSYDSMGQRHDDICSLLLLYLREEHKARKDQDLDECKWTVDSLRASEIPQQKNGSDCGVFACKYADYIAQGWPLTFRQCHMPLFRKLMIWEILNQRLL, from the exons ATGTACGAATGGGTAGTTGACGGACTATCGTCGCTCTTCGAGCCTATAACCGGGCAAAAACATTCCGGTTGGCCTGGTTTGAACGTTGGCGGGGAAATAGCCTCACAACGGCAGGATAGCAACGCCAGGCCAACCAAAAGGAACTACCAGAG CGTTCATGTTTCAGAAAATATTAGCCAGAGTGAACCAGTGGCGATCAAGAGAAGGAGAAAAG ACATAATTAGTTTTGTGAAGAAGACTGTAGCAGGGGTGGCTGGGCTGCTGAGACTGAGGAACCCACTGTCTTCTGCCAGCGAGGAACACAGAAGGTACACAGCAAGCCAG GGCCCTGTGGGCCTGATGGGAATAGATGAACTCCACACCTCATGGATGAGCAGCTCTGATTGGAAAATGG AGAAACCAACggtaggaggacagagggagaagggggggctGGGCCTCCTCCAGGGAGCCTCTACCCCTCTCCAGGGAGCCTCTACCCCTCTTAGGAAACACAT TGGCTTAGTGCTGGGTCCAGGGAACCCAGacaaagggagagatggagacaagcCCCAAAGATGCTCCCTCCAGCTCCTTCCCAGTCGGCCTACCCAGGGGGTGAGGGTTGGGACAGGACCCCCCAGCTCAGACCTGCCCACCCCTAACCGCTCCCACAGACAGTGCTTGGCAGTGGAGGAG GCTCTGAAGGAGAGTGATAAGGAGCACTACAGACGGCTACTGGAGATGGTGTCCGATAAATACAGCAAGAACCAACCGCTGCCCTTCACACGCACCAAACCCCAGGG GGAAACATTTACACAGGATGGACATAGAATGGCCATTTTGGGAAGAACCTATGAGTCTGTGACCCCAAAGACAGGACCCCTCAGAG CCAACCCCAGTGTGTATATGTGGAGAGATGCATCCTCAGCCAAACAAACCAGAGACATGAGAGGAGAGTTGTATCTCAGTAAGCCTCTCAGCGCAGCTGTGGACACACAACCTGCCAGCAATGCAACG AAGCAGCCTGAGCTGGATCTCTCTGCAGAGGTAGCAGCAAGACTCAACCTGGTGGACAGAGAGACgcctacacacactgacacactcaaCAGCACTGAGGAGCTCCCCAGGTTCAGCAAG gagatgGCTGTGGAGGTGAGTCGTGCCCTGTCCCAGAGGGATCCTAACCTGGTCCTGAGCTCAGCCTTCAAGCTATGCATCACACAGAGAGACCTGGCTTCTCTacaggaagggagctggctcaaTGATGAG GTGATTAACTTCTACCTGTCCCTAGTGATGACTCGTAGCAGTAGTGCAGGGCAAGGGCTGAAGGTCTACTCCTTCAGTACTTTCTTCTTCCCCAAACTACATGGAGGGGGGCACACCGCCGTGAAGCGATGGACCAAAGCTGTGGACCTCTTCCAGTATGACATCATCCTGGTTCCGCTGCACCTGGGAATCCACTGGTCACTGGCT GTGATAAACTTCAACTCCAGGACCGTGAGGTCCTATGACTCTATGGGACAGAGACATGACGACATCTGCAGCCTCTTACT GCTGTACCTGAGAGAGGAGCACAAGGCCAGGAAGGACCAGGATCTGGATGAGTGCAAGTGGACAGTGGACAGCTTGAGGGCCAGC gagatcCCTCAGCAGAAGAATGGCAGTGACTGTGGAGTGTTTGCCTGTAAATATGCTGACTACATCGCCCAGGGGTGGCCTCTCACCTTCCGACAG TGTCACATGCCCCTGTTCAGGAAACTGATGATCTGGGAGATTCTCAACCAGAGGCTTCTGTAG